From Treponema rectale, one genomic window encodes:
- a CDS encoding metal ABC transporter permease codes for MENIYSLIHILLPFEWLEMTFMKNAFLAILIACPLFGMLGTFVVSNKMAFFSDAIGHSALTGVALGVLLGMRDVTFAMIGFSILLGFAIITVKIKGKASADTIIGVFSSASVALGIVLLSMGKSLAKYQKYLTGDILSIEPFEILMLLFSGIILIAVWIVFYNQMLLTSLHSTFAKSRGIKTFIIEQIFALVTAVIVTLSIRWTGLLVINSLLVLPAASARMISRTSRQYLGWSVLAATVSGITGLSLSYYIESASGATIVLVNTVIFIFCLAFRKKAG; via the coding sequence ATGGAAAACATATACAGCTTGATTCATATTTTACTTCCCTTTGAATGGCTTGAAATGACTTTCATGAAAAATGCATTTCTTGCAATACTCATTGCATGTCCCCTTTTCGGCATGCTGGGAACATTTGTCGTTTCCAACAAAATGGCATTTTTCAGTGACGCAATCGGACATTCTGCCCTGACTGGAGTTGCACTGGGAGTTCTTCTGGGAATGAGGGACGTTACTTTTGCCATGATAGGTTTTTCCATACTTTTAGGCTTTGCCATCATAACCGTAAAAATAAAGGGAAAAGCTTCTGCTGACACAATCATCGGAGTTTTTTCTTCTGCCTCTGTTGCACTGGGAATCGTACTTCTGAGCATGGGAAAAAGTCTTGCAAAATATCAGAAATATCTGACCGGAGACATATTGAGCATAGAACCATTTGAAATTCTCATGCTGCTGTTTTCCGGAATAATACTGATTGCAGTATGGATCGTTTTCTATAACCAGATGCTTCTGACATCGCTTCACTCAACCTTTGCAAAAAGCCGTGGCATTAAAACATTCATAATAGAACAGATATTTGCCCTGGTAACCGCAGTTATCGTTACCCTCAGCATACGGTGGACCGGACTTCTTGTTATAAACAGCCTGCTGGTACTTCCGGCAGCTTCAGCAAGAATGATAAGCAGGACATCCCGGCAGTACCTGGGCTGGTCAGTTCTTGCGGCTACAGTCAGCGGCATTACGGGACTTTCCCTTTCCTACTACATTGAATCTGCCAGCGGAGCAACCATTGTTCTTGTGAATACAGTAATATTCATTTTCTGTCTGGCATTCAGAAAAAAGGCGGGCTGA
- a CDS encoding HAD family hydrolase, with protein sequence MKTKAVIFDLDGTLLNTLEDLAASINHALRENGYPERTIDEVRLFVGNGLGLLAQRALPDGKENPLYEKTLSDLRAYYASHSLVKTKPYDGILQMLEDLKKKNILTAIVSNKPDAQVKALSKIFFKDFMNPELCIGECEGVKRKPAPDSLLKVIKNLGFKKDECIYAGDSDVDIETAGNAGIKCISVSWGFRSRDFLMEHNAGTIIDRPDQLLQFLEY encoded by the coding sequence ATGAAAACAAAAGCTGTAATTTTTGATCTGGACGGAACTCTCCTCAACACACTGGAAGATCTTGCCGCCAGCATAAACCATGCACTCAGAGAAAACGGGTACCCGGAACGAACTATAGATGAAGTAAGATTATTTGTCGGAAACGGACTGGGACTTCTTGCACAGAGGGCTCTGCCTGACGGAAAAGAAAATCCCCTTTACGAAAAAACACTGAGTGATCTGCGCGCTTATTACGCTTCTCACTCCCTCGTAAAAACTAAGCCTTATGACGGAATACTGCAAATGCTTGAAGACCTTAAAAAGAAAAACATTCTGACGGCAATTGTTTCCAACAAACCTGATGCACAGGTAAAAGCCCTCTCAAAAATATTTTTCAAAGACTTTATGAATCCGGAACTCTGCATCGGAGAATGTGAAGGAGTAAAAAGAAAACCTGCACCGGACAGTCTGCTTAAAGTCATTAAAAACCTGGGATTCAAAAAAGACGAATGCATTTATGCAGGTGACTCAGACGTAGACATAGAAACAGCCGGTAATGCCGGAATAAAATGTATAAGCGTAAGCTGGGGATTCAGGAGCAGGGATTTTCTCATGGAACATAACGCCGGAACCATCATCGACAGACCGGATCAGTTACTTCAATTTCTGGAATATTAA
- the argR gene encoding arginine repressor, producing the protein MKERSTRLKAVRKLIKNNRIESQDELLQLLQKEGYEVTQATLSRDLKLLRVGKVSDGQSGYVYTLPEEADSRENEQIYVQDFLRGYVSIDYSGNIVVIKTFGGHADSVSNALDALNMDEILGTVAGDNCIFACLREGLTGKDFMTALKKIIPDIDEE; encoded by the coding sequence ATGAAAGAGCGTTCAACCAGACTCAAGGCAGTCAGGAAACTCATCAAAAACAACAGAATCGAAAGTCAGGATGAGCTGCTTCAGCTTTTACAGAAAGAAGGTTATGAAGTAACACAGGCAACACTTTCCAGAGACCTGAAACTTCTCCGAGTCGGAAAAGTAAGTGACGGACAGTCAGGCTATGTTTACACTCTTCCGGAAGAAGCTGATTCCAGGGAAAACGAACAGATTTACGTACAGGACTTTTTAAGAGGTTACGTAAGCATTGATTACAGCGGCAACATTGTAGTCATCAAAACATTCGGCGGTCATGCTGATTCTGTATCAAATGCCCTTGACGCATTGAATATGGATGAAATTCTTGGAACAGTTGCAGGAGACAACTGTATCTTTGCCTGTCTCAGGGAAGGTCTTACCGGAAAAGACTTTATGACGGCGCTAAAAAAAATAATTCCGGATATTGACGAAGAATAG
- a CDS encoding metal ABC transporter ATP-binding protein, translating to MSCILGKQHVCCTRIEHLTVKAGNETILNDLNLHLHCGELTAIIGRNGAGKTTFIKSLLDVIPHSGNIIFESDNPQLSKNSLSHFSKTLTMKKPRFGYVPQSLAVEAGNPVSVEDLVLSCISRKPVWFPHLKKDRAKVSDILNSTNAGNLINRRVCDLSGGELQRVMLSLAVNPLPDILLLDEPVSGVDRVGLRNFYEIVSDIRHNYDITILLISHDLDLVAKHADRVVFINNSKASVGTVAEIYSQKDFTEVFGKINF from the coding sequence ATGTCTTGTATTTTAGGAAAGCAGCATGTCTGCTGCACGAGAATCGAACACCTGACTGTAAAGGCCGGGAATGAAACCATTCTCAACGACCTCAACCTCCACCTTCACTGCGGAGAACTTACCGCAATAATCGGAAGAAACGGAGCAGGAAAAACTACATTCATAAAATCCCTGCTGGATGTTATTCCACACAGCGGCAACATCATTTTTGAAAGTGACAATCCCCAGCTGTCAAAAAATTCTCTTTCCCATTTCAGTAAGACACTTACAATGAAAAAGCCCCGCTTCGGATACGTTCCTCAGTCGCTTGCAGTGGAAGCAGGTAATCCGGTCAGTGTTGAAGACCTTGTGCTGAGCTGCATTTCAAGAAAGCCTGTATGGTTTCCCCATTTAAAAAAAGACAGGGCAAAAGTTTCAGACATACTGAACTCTACAAATGCAGGAAATCTTATAAACAGAAGAGTCTGTGATCTGTCAGGAGGAGAACTTCAGAGAGTAATGCTTTCTCTGGCTGTAAACCCGCTGCCGGACATTCTTCTTCTCGATGAACCTGTCAGCGGCGTAGACCGGGTGGGACTCAGGAATTTCTACGAAATAGTTTCAGACATAAGACATAACTACGACATAACGATTCTCCTTATAAGTCATGATCTTGATCTTGTAGCAAAGCATGCAGACAGAGTCGTATTCATAAATAATTCAAAAGCTTCCGTGGGAACCGTAGCAGAAATATATTCACAGAAAGATTTTACGGAAGTATTCGGAAAAATAAATTTCTAG
- a CDS encoding ABC transporter ATP-binding protein produces MNIIKKLLSGLERKYIVCSCLAPLTMIGEVLMETAIPLMMAKIIDVGIAQRNISYVLETGLLMVAMSVVSLGFGALGARFGAVSALGFSRNLRRRLFSKIQTFSFSNIDRFSTSSLITRLTTDVNNLQNTYQMLVRICFRAPFMLISGIILSCFISVRLSGIFLFSVPVLAVSLVLIAVCAYPRFKKMLECYDSLNLTVQENLTAIRVVKSFVRRDYENIKFDSAAENVRSSQIKAERIVILNAPIMQLVVYSCMIAALWFGGNMIVTGHLKTGQLVSFLTYIGQILMSLMMLSMIFITMVLSRASVQRIIEILDEEPDIKNPVDTAKTYHKVCCGTVDFKNVSFSYSKDLSKAVLNDINLHIESGQMVGIIGGTGSSKTTLVSLISRLYDASRGTVSVGGIDVRKYDLKTLRDSVAVVLQKNVLFSGTIRENLCWGNENAGDEEIRRACIASDADEFISSLPDSYDTELGQGGVNLSGGQKQRLCIARALLKKPAVLILDDSTSAVDTATDARIRSALRKTLPDTTKIIIAQRITSVQDADFIIVMDNGRIDGTGTHGQLLAENKIYREVYESQQSQN; encoded by the coding sequence ATGAATATCATCAAAAAACTTTTAAGCGGACTTGAACGAAAGTATATTGTTTGCTCCTGCCTTGCACCTTTGACGATGATAGGCGAGGTCCTTATGGAAACTGCCATTCCGTTAATGATGGCAAAAATCATTGATGTGGGAATTGCGCAGCGGAATATTTCTTATGTACTGGAAACCGGTCTTCTTATGGTTGCCATGTCGGTTGTCTCTCTTGGCTTTGGTGCTCTGGGAGCCAGGTTTGGTGCAGTGTCAGCTCTGGGGTTTTCCAGGAATTTACGGCGCAGGCTTTTTTCTAAAATCCAGACTTTTTCTTTTTCAAACATAGACAGGTTTTCAACTTCTTCCCTCATAACGAGGCTTACTACTGATGTAAATAATCTTCAGAATACATATCAGATGCTTGTAAGAATATGTTTCCGTGCACCGTTCATGCTTATAAGCGGAATCATTCTGTCCTGTTTTATCAGCGTACGGCTTTCTGGAATTTTTTTATTTTCTGTACCTGTGCTTGCAGTTTCTCTTGTTCTGATTGCAGTATGTGCCTATCCCCGTTTTAAGAAAATGCTTGAATGCTATGACAGCCTTAATCTTACTGTTCAGGAAAACCTTACGGCGATACGTGTTGTAAAAAGTTTTGTGCGCCGGGATTATGAAAATATTAAGTTTGATTCTGCTGCGGAAAATGTACGTTCTTCTCAGATAAAAGCAGAAAGAATCGTAATCCTTAATGCTCCCATAATGCAGCTTGTTGTTTATTCCTGCATGATTGCAGCATTGTGGTTTGGCGGTAATATGATCGTAACCGGTCACTTAAAGACAGGACAGCTTGTAAGTTTTCTGACATACATCGGGCAGATTTTGATGAGCCTCATGATGCTGTCAATGATTTTTATAACAATGGTTCTTTCCAGGGCCAGCGTTCAGAGGATTATAGAAATTCTTGATGAAGAACCTGATATTAAGAATCCTGTGGATACAGCAAAAACATATCATAAAGTATGCTGCGGAACTGTAGATTTTAAGAATGTCAGTTTCAGTTATTCAAAGGATCTGTCAAAGGCTGTGCTTAATGATATTAACCTTCACATAGAAAGCGGACAGATGGTTGGAATTATAGGAGGAACCGGCTCTTCAAAGACGACACTGGTTTCTCTTATTTCCCGTCTGTATGATGCTTCCCGGGGAACTGTAAGCGTAGGTGGAATTGACGTCCGTAAGTATGACTTGAAAACTCTCCGGGACAGTGTTGCTGTCGTGCTTCAGAAGAATGTTCTTTTCAGCGGAACCATAAGGGAAAATCTGTGCTGGGGTAATGAAAATGCAGGTGACGAAGAAATCCGCCGGGCTTGTATTGCATCTGATGCAGATGAGTTTATAAGTTCCCTTCCTGATTCATATGATACGGAACTGGGGCAGGGGGGAGTCAATCTTTCTGGAGGACAGAAACAGAGGCTTTGCATTGCGAGAGCTCTTCTGAAGAAACCTGCAGTTCTTATTCTTGATGACAGTACTTCTGCTGTTGATACAGCCACTGATGCCAGAATACGGAGTGCTTTAAGAAAAACTCTTCCTGATACGACAAAGATTATAATTGCACAGCGGATCACGTCTGTTCAGGATGCAGACTTCATTATTGTAATGGACAACGGCCGCATAGACGGAACTGGAACTCACGGGCAGCTGCTTGCAGAAAATAAAATTTACCGTGAAGTTTATGAATCACAGCAGTCACAGAATTAA
- a CDS encoding endonuclease MutS2: protein MSEQNFLSGQIARELDFYRVRDEIALNAVSEETQEALLQREPCTDLKTIRKLKKAGKEWAVYLSSTRPAAIMPWPQINDLFSQLDTEGAQLLQDQLYALGLFALSCKKATDSITSASLEFELPELLKTVQEMPSLKNPEDEIFRILNQDGTVKDLPQIREIKNKIAALKKEIEAAIKKYTSDSVFSQALQSQVPAFKAGRELIAVKANCRNQIKGIIHEVSASGQTVYIEPDEAVQAGNALVQEEFNLETQLRLIFKELTAKISPYKNEFVQCFEKMIFLDSTLAAGKQLIKTSGIFAEECDMTKEPPRIAGARHPLLKEKAVPVDINFMGGKRVLIITGPNTGGKTVTLKTIALFSLLNQAGFPLPAAEGTRLPLFNSVFADIGDEQSIDESLSTFSAHMKKMAEMTEHADENSLVLLDELGSGTDPQEGSAIAMAVLDTLIEKNAFVIATTHHGVLKNYGYTNPRCINASVEFNPDSLRPTYRLLMGVPGESHAIDIAQNAGLDRHIIDRAKNYISTQQSDVSSLIKGLTAKHEELDELIREENKKNSELLIKSHKLHNRENNLLEREIDIQKRERSQNSDFVKQTRSRLENLVRELREGEITREKTLGVKDFISELNEEITVQEKNIQLQNERLAAEKVQAEKEEEQISQNGIRLSKLKGAHSSSKKTKEKISNKEALKNAAVHIYDVPEKKKKLPEHKTIMLEEGTEVITGREKRRGTLIRKINSDTWSVQFGSLKMNVKEQFIIPANVSKNTFTAKADYVLEKEESSAEETPKFELRLLGMRYEEAIRALKKQLDLCAIYSFKNFSIIHGKGNGILQQAVHDLLSNYPGVKNFSFALPEAGGTGKTYVELE from the coding sequence ATGAGTGAACAGAATTTCTTAAGCGGACAGATTGCACGGGAACTTGACTTCTATCGTGTCAGAGATGAAATTGCATTAAATGCAGTCAGTGAAGAAACACAGGAAGCGCTGCTTCAAAGAGAACCCTGTACTGACTTAAAGACAATCAGAAAATTAAAAAAAGCAGGAAAGGAATGGGCCGTCTATTTATCGTCAACCCGTCCGGCAGCAATAATGCCCTGGCCTCAGATTAATGATTTATTCAGTCAGCTTGATACGGAAGGTGCACAGCTGCTTCAGGACCAGCTTTATGCACTGGGACTGTTTGCCCTTTCCTGTAAAAAAGCCACGGATTCAATAACCTCTGCCTCACTGGAATTTGAACTTCCGGAACTTTTAAAAACCGTACAGGAAATGCCTTCACTAAAAAATCCTGAGGATGAAATTTTCAGAATACTTAATCAGGACGGAACTGTAAAAGATCTTCCACAAATCCGGGAAATAAAAAATAAAATCGCTGCTTTAAAAAAAGAAATTGAAGCTGCAATAAAAAAATATACATCAGACTCTGTTTTTTCTCAGGCACTTCAGTCACAAGTCCCGGCCTTTAAGGCAGGAAGGGAACTCATTGCCGTAAAAGCAAACTGCCGGAATCAGATAAAAGGTATAATTCATGAAGTAAGCGCCTCAGGACAAACCGTCTACATAGAACCGGATGAAGCAGTTCAGGCCGGTAACGCACTGGTTCAGGAAGAATTTAATCTTGAAACTCAACTGCGACTCATATTTAAAGAACTCACTGCAAAAATCTCTCCGTATAAAAATGAATTCGTTCAGTGTTTTGAAAAAATGATTTTTCTGGATTCAACCCTTGCAGCAGGAAAACAGCTGATAAAAACTTCCGGAATCTTTGCAGAAGAATGTGACATGACAAAAGAACCTCCGCGCATTGCAGGAGCAAGGCACCCCCTTCTAAAAGAAAAAGCAGTTCCCGTAGACATAAACTTTATGGGAGGAAAAAGGGTCCTCATCATAACAGGTCCCAACACCGGAGGAAAAACAGTTACCTTAAAAACCATTGCACTTTTTTCTCTATTGAATCAGGCAGGCTTTCCACTTCCGGCAGCAGAGGGAACACGGCTTCCTCTTTTTAATTCTGTTTTTGCAGACATAGGTGATGAACAGTCCATCGATGAATCCCTAAGTACCTTCTCAGCCCATATGAAAAAAATGGCAGAGATGACAGAACACGCAGACGAAAACTCTCTCGTACTTCTTGATGAACTTGGAAGCGGCACCGATCCACAGGAAGGTTCTGCAATTGCAATGGCTGTACTTGACACCCTTATAGAAAAGAATGCTTTTGTAATAGCAACAACTCATCACGGTGTACTTAAAAATTACGGCTATACAAATCCCCGCTGCATCAACGCCAGCGTTGAATTTAATCCCGACAGTCTCCGTCCTACATACAGGCTCCTTATGGGAGTTCCCGGAGAAAGCCACGCCATTGACATTGCGCAGAATGCAGGACTGGACCGGCACATAATCGACAGGGCAAAAAACTATATTTCAACCCAGCAGTCAGATGTCTCAAGCCTTATAAAAGGTCTGACTGCAAAACATGAAGAACTTGATGAACTTATCAGGGAAGAGAACAAAAAGAATTCTGAACTTCTCATTAAAAGCCACAAGCTTCACAACCGGGAAAACAATCTTCTTGAAAGGGAAATTGACATTCAAAAAAGAGAGCGTTCCCAGAACAGTGATTTTGTAAAACAGACACGAAGCCGTCTTGAAAATCTCGTACGGGAACTCAGGGAAGGAGAAATCACCAGAGAAAAAACTCTCGGCGTAAAAGATTTTATTTCTGAACTCAACGAAGAAATAACAGTTCAGGAAAAAAACATTCAGCTTCAGAATGAACGCCTTGCTGCAGAAAAAGTTCAGGCAGAAAAAGAAGAAGAACAGATTTCACAGAACGGAATACGCCTGTCAAAACTGAAAGGTGCACATTCCTCAAGCAAAAAAACGAAAGAAAAAATCTCCAATAAAGAAGCACTTAAAAATGCTGCCGTCCATATATACGACGTCCCGGAAAAAAAGAAAAAACTTCCTGAACATAAAACAATAATGCTTGAGGAAGGAACGGAAGTTATTACCGGCCGTGAAAAACGACGGGGAACTTTAATACGGAAGATAAATTCTGATACCTGGAGCGTTCAGTTCGGTTCACTGAAAATGAACGTAAAAGAGCAGTTTATAATTCCTGCAAATGTCTCAAAAAATACTTTTACTGCAAAAGCAGATTATGTTCTGGAAAAAGAAGAAAGTTCAGCAGAAGAAACGCCTAAATTTGAACTCAGGCTTCTGGGAATGAGATATGAGGAAGCAATCCGTGCCCTGAAAAAACAGCTGGACCTGTGCGCCATTTACAGTTTCAAAAACTTTTCAATAATTCACGGAAAAGGAAACGGCATACTCCAGCAGGCTGTACACGACCTGCTTTCAAATTATCCCGGCGTAAAAAACTTTTCTTTTGCACTGCCGGAAGCAGGAGGAACAGGAAAAACTTATGTTGAACTGGAATAG
- a CDS encoding pyridoxamine kinase — MDDRLLTIQDISCVGQCSLTVALPVISACGIETAILPSSVLSNHTAPGFSGWTFTDLTQDMPAILDRWLKEKISFNAFYTGYVSKAQIPYILEIISKTRRDGSLVIVDPVMADNGKMYAGFGEDFPEEMKKLVKNSDVILPNITEASFLLGVPYKTEYDRTYIEDMLKGLYALGTKNVVLTGVSFEADKLGIACYDGKKIEYYFTEKLPVSVHGTGDAYSSAFAGALLRGKSLLESASIAADFVVESIKKTQGDPDHWYGVKFEKALPYLISRLDK; from the coding sequence ATGGATGACAGACTTTTAACGATTCAGGATATTTCCTGTGTAGGTCAATGTTCCCTTACCGTTGCACTTCCGGTTATTTCAGCCTGTGGCATTGAGACTGCAATTCTTCCCAGTTCGGTACTTTCAAATCATACGGCACCGGGATTTTCGGGATGGACTTTTACGGACTTAACACAGGACATGCCTGCAATACTTGACCGCTGGTTGAAGGAAAAAATTTCTTTTAACGCATTCTATACAGGTTACGTAAGTAAAGCTCAGATTCCTTATATTCTTGAGATTATAAGTAAAACCCGCCGTGACGGTTCACTGGTAATTGTTGATCCGGTAATGGCAGATAACGGAAAAATGTATGCGGGCTTTGGTGAAGATTTTCCTGAGGAAATGAAAAAGCTTGTAAAGAATTCAGATGTCATTCTTCCGAATATTACGGAAGCTTCATTTCTTCTTGGGGTTCCTTATAAAACTGAATATGACAGGACTTACATCGAGGATATGCTTAAGGGACTTTATGCACTGGGAACAAAAAATGTAGTTCTTACAGGGGTTTCTTTTGAAGCTGATAAACTGGGAATTGCGTGCTATGACGGAAAAAAGATTGAGTATTATTTTACGGAAAAACTTCCTGTAAGCGTGCATGGAACCGGAGATGCTTATTCTTCTGCTTTTGCCGGAGCACTCCTGCGGGGAAAGAGTCTTCTTGAAAGTGCCTCAATTGCAGCAGACTTTGTAGTTGAATCAATTAAGAAAACTCAGGGAGATCCTGATCACTGGTATGGCGTAAAATTTGAAAAGGCTCTTCCTTATCTTATTTCACGTCTTGATAAATAA